One window of Paenibacillus sp. FSL K6-3182 genomic DNA carries:
- a CDS encoding energy-coupling factor transporter transmembrane component T: MEAIKQSMLDKLSVEQIKIELMRTAFGRQSTFLSRFDPRILLIWYSFFAIAPWFFHNKAILLGLLIPMLVLTLSSKVSPLVLLIMGVGLVSEISYIFFGSIFFGESLAGVWPLLTLTLKILIISLASIAVFSSMDPEKLSDALLSMGMPGQFSFGVSYGYRMLPILIEEYHNLIHSFRLRGRAPRNKGFLHWRSIIYMAKISVYAFYPLILNTAKRTRTTVEALEVRGFTYSLVSPETKKLKLAHMQVRPHDFIFLSCSLFYMIGLVAFGQFISF; this comes from the coding sequence TTGGAAGCAATTAAACAAAGCATGCTCGACAAGCTAAGCGTAGAACAAATTAAAATTGAGCTGATGCGTACCGCTTTCGGCAGACAATCGACCTTTCTGTCGCGCTTTGATCCGCGTATCCTCCTGATTTGGTATTCTTTTTTCGCCATAGCGCCTTGGTTCTTTCATAATAAAGCCATTCTGCTTGGCTTGCTTATTCCAATGCTTGTCCTTACTTTATCTTCAAAGGTAAGTCCACTTGTTCTACTTATTATGGGCGTCGGCCTGGTAAGTGAGATTAGTTATATTTTTTTCGGCTCCATCTTCTTCGGAGAAAGTCTAGCGGGCGTATGGCCGTTATTGACCTTAACATTAAAAATACTAATCATCTCGCTGGCCAGCATTGCCGTGTTCTCCAGCATGGATCCCGAGAAGCTGAGTGACGCCCTGCTTAGTATGGGGATGCCTGGACAATTCAGCTTTGGTGTGTCCTACGGCTATAGGATGCTTCCGATTCTAATTGAGGAGTACCATAACCTTATTCACTCATTCCGATTGCGCGGCCGCGCTCCCCGCAATAAGGGTTTTCTTCACTGGCGTTCAATTATATACATGGCGAAGATTAGCGTTTATGCCTTTTATCCGCTCATTCTGAATACAGCTAAGCGAACGAGAACGACGGTCGAAGCATTGGAGGTGCGCGGCTTTACCTATTCGCTTGTCAGCCCTGAGACGAAGAAGCTTAAGCTTGCGCATATGCAGGTTCGACCGCATGATTTTATTTTCTTAAGCTGCTCCCTGTTCTATATGATCGGGCTGGTTGCTTTTGGACAATTCATTTCCTTTTAA
- the pdxS gene encoding pyridoxal 5'-phosphate synthase lyase subunit PdxS, which produces METGTSRVKRGMAEMQKGGVIMDVMSAEQAKVAEAAGATAVMALERVPSEIRAAGGVARMADPTIVEEVMKVVSIPVMAKARIGHYVEAKVLESMGVDYIDESEVLTPADEVFHISKHEFTIPFVCGAKDLGEALRRIQEGAAMLRTKGEPGTGNIVEAVRHLRLINGQIRKIQGLSKDELYHEAKVLGVAYDLLLNVHETGKLPVVNFAAGGVATPSDAALMMHLGADGVFVGSGIFTSENPEKFARAIVEATTHYQDYKLIAEVSKNLGAAMKGIEISKLNSSERMQDRGI; this is translated from the coding sequence ATGGAAACAGGTACATCGCGCGTAAAACGCGGCATGGCAGAAATGCAAAAAGGCGGCGTCATTATGGACGTTATGAGCGCCGAGCAAGCGAAAGTAGCAGAAGCAGCAGGAGCAACAGCGGTAATGGCGCTTGAGCGCGTCCCTTCCGAAATTCGTGCAGCGGGCGGAGTAGCTCGTATGGCTGATCCGACAATCGTAGAAGAAGTAATGAAAGTTGTATCGATTCCAGTTATGGCAAAGGCTCGTATCGGGCATTATGTAGAAGCTAAAGTGCTCGAATCCATGGGCGTTGACTATATCGATGAGAGTGAAGTACTTACACCAGCTGATGAAGTATTCCACATCAGCAAGCATGAGTTTACAATTCCATTCGTATGCGGAGCAAAAGATCTTGGAGAAGCGTTGCGCCGTATTCAAGAGGGAGCAGCAATGCTTCGTACGAAAGGTGAGCCGGGAACAGGCAATATCGTAGAGGCTGTTCGTCACCTTCGCTTGATCAACGGACAAATTCGTAAGATTCAAGGTTTGTCGAAGGACGAGCTTTATCATGAAGCTAAGGTTCTTGGCGTAGCTTACGACTTGCTTCTTAACGTACATGAAACGGGTAAGCTTCCTGTCGTTAACTTCGCAGCAGGTGGAGTAGCTACACCATCCGATGCAGCTTTGATGATGCATCTTGGAGCAGACGGCGTATTCGTAGGTTCTGGTATTTTCACATCAGAAAACCCAGAGAAATTCGCTCGTGCAATCGTTGAAGCAACGACACATTACCAAGATTACAAGCTAATTGCTGAAGTGTCGAAAAACTTGGGAGCAGCTATGAAGGGAATCGAAATTTCCAAGCTTAACTCCTCCGAGCGTATGCAAGACCGCGGTATCTAA
- the guaB gene encoding IMP dehydrogenase → MWETKFAKEGLTFDDVLLIPRKSEVLPREVDISIRLSEDIKLNIPLISAGMDTVTEAALAIAIAREGGIGIIHKNMSITQQAEEVDRVKRSESGVITNPFSLTPDHHVYDAEELMGKYRISGVPIVDQDKKLVGILTNRDLRFVHDYSIKINEVMTRNNLVTAPVGTTLLEAEGLLQKHKIEKLPLIDESNTLKGLITIKDIEKAIQFPNAAKDKHGRLLCGAAVGISKDTMDRAEALVQSGIDVLVVDSAHGHHINILDAVRKLRATYPDLTIIAGNVATGDATRDLIEAGASVVKVGIGPGSICTTRVIAGIGVPQITAIYDCASVAREYNIPVIADGGIKYSGDITKAIASGASAIMIGSLFAGTAESPGETEIFQGRSFKVYRGMGSLGAMKEGSKDRYFQENENKLVPEGIEGRVPYKGPLADTVHQLLGGLRSGMGYCGTASLDELKNDTQFVRITGSGLRESHPHDVQITKEAPNYSL, encoded by the coding sequence GTGTGGGAAACGAAATTCGCCAAAGAAGGGCTAACGTTTGACGACGTCCTGCTTATTCCGCGCAAATCAGAAGTGCTGCCTAGGGAAGTTGACATCTCGATTCGATTAAGCGAGGACATTAAGCTAAACATTCCGCTCATTAGCGCTGGTATGGACACCGTTACAGAAGCCGCATTGGCGATTGCAATTGCGCGTGAGGGTGGTATCGGCATTATCCATAAGAACATGTCGATTACACAGCAAGCGGAGGAAGTTGACCGTGTAAAACGTTCGGAGAGCGGTGTAATTACAAATCCGTTTTCGCTTACGCCTGATCACCATGTTTACGACGCAGAAGAATTGATGGGAAAATACCGCATCTCAGGCGTACCGATTGTTGATCAAGATAAGAAGCTTGTAGGTATTTTGACCAACCGTGATTTGCGTTTCGTACATGATTATTCAATTAAGATAAATGAAGTTATGACTCGTAACAACCTTGTAACGGCACCTGTTGGCACAACGCTGCTGGAAGCGGAGGGCCTTCTTCAAAAGCACAAGATTGAGAAGCTGCCGCTGATTGATGAGTCCAATACACTTAAAGGTCTTATTACGATTAAAGATATTGAGAAAGCAATCCAATTCCCTAATGCGGCGAAGGATAAGCATGGTCGCTTGCTTTGCGGAGCAGCGGTTGGTATTTCGAAGGATACAATGGATCGTGCAGAAGCATTGGTTCAATCAGGAATTGATGTTCTTGTTGTAGATTCGGCACATGGTCACCACATTAATATTTTGGATGCAGTTCGTAAGCTTCGTGCTACTTACCCAGACCTTACTATTATTGCAGGTAACGTTGCTACTGGCGATGCTACCCGTGATCTTATCGAAGCAGGCGCTTCCGTAGTTAAAGTAGGGATTGGTCCTGGATCGATCTGTACAACTCGCGTTATCGCTGGTATCGGTGTTCCACAAATTACAGCGATTTATGATTGCGCGTCAGTTGCTCGTGAATACAATATTCCTGTTATTGCAGACGGCGGTATTAAGTACTCCGGTGACATTACGAAAGCAATCGCATCTGGAGCAAGCGCGATTATGATCGGAAGCTTGTTCGCAGGTACAGCTGAAAGCCCTGGCGAAACTGAAATTTTCCAAGGACGCAGCTTTAAAGTCTACCGTGGTATGGGCTCCCTTGGCGCTATGAAGGAAGGAAGCAAGGATCGTTACTTCCAAGAGAACGAGAACAAGCTTGTTCCGGAAGGTATCGAAGGACGCGTTCCTTACAAAGGGCCGCTTGCTGACACTGTGCATCAATTGCTCGGCGGCTTGCGTTCAGGTATGGGCTATTGCGGTACAGCTTCTTTGGACGAGCTTAAGAACGATACACAATTCGTTCGCATTACAGGCTCTGGTCTTCGTGAAAGCCATCCGCATGATGTGCAAATTACGAAGGAAGCTCCTAACTACTCCCTATAG
- a CDS encoding D-alanyl-D-alanine carboxypeptidase family protein — protein MKEKVRPVRIKTVIAASLAVWMVMLSLGSAVAMANGYQGRESTKNDLGLQVKAAILIDADSGQVLYEVNSEEPLPAASMTKLMTEYIVLEEITNERLSWDEVITTSAEAASTPSDGSSVFLAQGDQHTVRDLYKAMAVGSANDATIALASQIAGSEQGFVKKMNEVAAELGLKTAIFTSATGLSETTVISATDMARLAQIILSKHPEFLDYSKLQEYKFRERDKDPIININWMLGTNVNQKGLKHLAYEGVDGMKTGFINAAGYNFTGTVKRGEQRFISVVMDTATKSARFNETAKMYNYGFSTFEKKTVLAPKSVVETAKTVKIKKGKKKTLPIVTEKDITFMVKKGVEPKIEVVSSDVKSEAELVAPIPAGTVVGTVTYKYTDAETKQELKKTVNLVTTEDGTKAGWFRLMFRGIGDFFSGLFNGIVNLF, from the coding sequence TTGAAGGAAAAGGTAAGGCCGGTTCGAATAAAGACGGTCATCGCTGCAAGTTTGGCGGTTTGGATGGTAATGCTGTCGCTTGGTTCTGCGGTAGCAATGGCGAATGGATATCAAGGAAGAGAAAGTACGAAAAACGATTTAGGTTTACAAGTGAAAGCTGCTATTCTAATTGATGCGGATTCAGGACAAGTTTTGTATGAAGTTAATTCAGAGGAGCCGCTCCCTGCAGCAAGTATGACGAAGTTAATGACGGAATATATCGTTCTTGAGGAAATTACGAATGAACGCCTGTCCTGGGATGAGGTTATTACCACTAGTGCGGAAGCGGCCTCAACGCCATCGGATGGATCATCTGTATTTTTAGCTCAAGGAGATCAACATACGGTTAGAGATTTGTACAAAGCAATGGCAGTTGGTTCTGCGAATGATGCAACGATTGCATTAGCATCGCAAATAGCTGGAAGTGAGCAAGGGTTTGTTAAGAAGATGAATGAGGTAGCTGCGGAGTTGGGTCTTAAAACAGCTATTTTTACAAGTGCGACTGGTCTATCGGAGACAACTGTTATTTCTGCGACGGACATGGCAAGGCTAGCACAAATTATTTTGAGCAAGCACCCTGAATTTTTGGATTATTCTAAGCTGCAGGAATATAAATTCCGTGAACGCGACAAGGATCCAATCATCAACATTAACTGGATGCTCGGCACAAACGTGAATCAAAAGGGCCTTAAGCACTTAGCTTATGAAGGCGTTGACGGCATGAAAACAGGCTTCATTAATGCTGCTGGCTACAACTTCACGGGTACTGTAAAAAGAGGCGAGCAGCGTTTTATTAGCGTCGTTATGGATACTGCTACAAAGTCTGCTCGTTTCAATGAAACGGCTAAGATGTACAACTACGGTTTCAGCACTTTTGAGAAAAAGACGGTGCTTGCGCCAAAATCTGTGGTAGAAACAGCGAAAACGGTTAAGATTAAAAAGGGTAAAAAGAAAACCTTGCCGATCGTAACGGAAAAAGATATTACGTTTATGGTTAAGAAGGGCGTAGAGCCTAAAATCGAGGTTGTATCCAGCGATGTTAAGTCAGAAGCTGAGCTGGTAGCTCCGATTCCAGCAGGCACGGTTGTAGGTACAGTAACTTACAAGTACACGGATGCCGAAACGAAACAAGAGCTCAAAAAAACGGTTAACCTCGTTACAACAGAGGATGGAACGAAAGCAGGCTGGTTCCGCTTGATGTTCCGTGGAATTGGAGATTTTTTCTCAGGTTTATTTAATGGAATCGTCAATTTGTTCTAA
- a CDS encoding transglutaminase-like domain-containing protein — protein MRKFMLVIAAFVLFASIHVTVVQANEADSSDWLNTGNLDKGVVSVQYTVSTKVKTKLMIAKGASNYTYNLTSGKTAEKFPLQLGNGEYTISVLENTTGNKYKLAKKETVTLDLKDNKVLYLNSIQNIDWSNASSAIVKAKELASNKKTDMEKVKAIYEYIITNVSYDNQLAANLSVDYLPNIDRTFKSRKDICYGYASLFAAMLRSVDIPTKLLMGQSTYVDVYHAWNEVYLDGKWVTIDTTVDAGLKKGKKKYELIKDAAQYTVTKTY, from the coding sequence ATGCGTAAATTTATGTTAGTCATCGCAGCTTTTGTTCTTTTTGCATCCATCCATGTAACGGTCGTTCAGGCAAATGAAGCGGACTCTTCTGATTGGCTCAATACGGGGAATTTAGATAAAGGTGTTGTCTCCGTACAATATACAGTGAGCACTAAAGTGAAAACGAAGCTTATGATCGCAAAAGGCGCATCAAATTATACATATAATCTAACTAGCGGAAAAACAGCTGAGAAGTTTCCATTGCAGCTTGGCAATGGCGAATATACAATATCTGTTCTAGAGAATACAACAGGAAACAAATACAAACTGGCGAAGAAAGAAACCGTGACGCTTGATTTGAAAGACAACAAGGTTTTGTACTTGAATTCCATCCAGAACATTGACTGGTCGAATGCGAGCAGCGCCATCGTCAAGGCAAAAGAATTAGCGAGCAATAAAAAAACGGATATGGAGAAAGTAAAGGCAATCTACGAGTATATTATTACGAATGTAAGTTATGATAATCAATTAGCTGCTAATCTGTCAGTTGATTACCTCCCCAATATTGATCGCACATTTAAATCGAGAAAGGATATCTGCTACGGATACGCTTCATTGTTTGCGGCAATGCTGCGGAGCGTGGATATCCCTACGAAGCTCTTGATGGGACAATCTACTTATGTGGATGTTTATCATGCTTGGAACGAAGTGTACTTGGATGGGAAATGGGTTACGATTGATACGACAGTTGATGCGGGTCTAAAGAAGGGCAAGAAAAAGTATGAGCTTATCAAGGATGCAGCTCAATATACAGTTACAAAAACATATTAG
- a CDS encoding GNAT family N-acetyltransferase: METRIVIKHTDVEQFNESMALSQFAFQYERSAAELEQTKEQYESEPTVRYGAYVDNQLAAQAAVLRLKTYIGGKVFDMGGVAGVATWPEYRRQGLVAQILVQSLLEMKENGQTVSFLHPFSFSFYRKFGWETYTEHKTYTIKTDMLPARIAYEGRFERITGNYGLLNDVYQAYASQFNGSLVRDDFWWKYRINRRKTGQTALYYDKSGAAQGYVIYEVKNSRLTVHEFVHLNEPARAAIWSFLAQHDSMIEELTIKMPSNDRLPYLLSNPRIKQEITPYFMARIVDAEAFVSQYDFKAADHADDIHIQLIDAQAPWNNGHFLLHIDASGKASLRRKDDSEKIDEAIKLDIGSFTSVLFGYIQLEQLAQFARIEGDIGLVKRLQSRIPERTTYLPDFF, from the coding sequence TTGGAAACGCGTATCGTTATTAAGCATACCGATGTAGAGCAATTTAACGAGAGTATGGCTTTATCTCAATTTGCATTTCAATATGAACGTTCTGCTGCAGAACTTGAACAAACGAAAGAGCAGTATGAGAGTGAGCCTACTGTAAGGTACGGAGCGTATGTCGATAATCAGTTGGCTGCGCAAGCTGCAGTGCTAAGGCTGAAAACATATATCGGAGGCAAGGTTTTTGATATGGGAGGTGTTGCAGGTGTTGCGACATGGCCAGAGTACAGGAGACAGGGGCTAGTTGCTCAAATACTTGTTCAATCACTGTTAGAGATGAAGGAGAACGGTCAAACAGTTTCTTTTCTTCATCCTTTTTCATTCAGCTTTTACCGTAAATTTGGATGGGAAACCTACACTGAACATAAAACCTATACGATTAAGACGGACATGCTTCCAGCAAGAATAGCATACGAAGGTAGATTTGAGCGCATTACAGGAAACTATGGTTTGCTGAACGATGTCTATCAAGCCTATGCATCTCAATTTAATGGCTCATTGGTGCGTGACGACTTCTGGTGGAAGTATCGGATTAACAGAAGAAAGACAGGACAAACTGCACTGTATTACGATAAGAGCGGAGCAGCACAAGGATACGTCATTTATGAAGTTAAAAACAGCCGGTTAACGGTTCATGAGTTTGTTCATTTAAATGAGCCTGCTAGAGCTGCGATATGGTCATTTCTTGCACAGCATGATTCAATGATCGAAGAGCTGACGATAAAAATGCCATCTAACGATCGCCTTCCCTACTTGCTGAGCAATCCGAGAATAAAACAGGAAATCACACCTTATTTTATGGCTCGAATTGTGGATGCGGAAGCTTTTGTGAGCCAATATGATTTTAAGGCAGCGGATCATGCTGATGACATTCATATTCAATTGATCGACGCTCAGGCTCCATGGAATAATGGTCATTTTTTACTTCATATCGATGCGTCTGGGAAAGCTTCACTTCGTCGTAAGGACGATAGTGAAAAAATAGATGAGGCAATTAAACTGGATATTGGTTCCTTTACGAGTGTGCTATTTGGGTATATTCAGTTAGAGCAATTAGCCCAATTCGCACGCATTGAAGGAGATATAGGATTGGTTAAACGCTTACAATCTCGTATTCCCGAACGAACTACGTATTTACCTGACTTTTTCTAA
- a CDS encoding PHP-associated domain-containing protein, with protein sequence MMSIDLHTHGKLSKKTHFSLDYFLSMAREAKENGLHAVALTEHFNTLHFADMMDQLDHHFEYKGDYYVVEGLKVFSGMEVDVANKGHILIIGNRSHIRDLRQQLEPHTAKDSFIALEELMNRTDGYPLLRIGAHPMRESTPLTHHDADTLRRLDALDINAKDLFQYGFGMADQVRQFADHLGLKVIAGSDSHQPLQFGSVVNHVDNVCETAEQLRSELLSGNYQLEISACLNVKVKAAQMMKELLKKSMVVAL encoded by the coding sequence ATGATGAGCATCGATTTGCATACACATGGCAAACTGTCAAAGAAAACACATTTTTCACTCGACTACTTCCTTTCCATGGCTCGCGAAGCCAAAGAAAACGGTCTGCACGCGGTGGCGTTGACCGAGCATTTTAACACGCTTCACTTTGCCGACATGATGGATCAGCTGGATCATCATTTTGAATATAAAGGTGATTATTATGTCGTGGAGGGCTTGAAGGTTTTCTCTGGCATGGAGGTTGATGTAGCGAATAAAGGCCATATTCTAATCATTGGAAACCGCAGCCATATTCGTGATCTGAGGCAGCAGCTTGAACCCCATACCGCAAAAGATAGCTTTATCGCTTTAGAAGAGCTGATGAACCGCACCGACGGCTATCCCTTGCTTCGAATTGGTGCTCATCCCATGAGAGAAAGCACGCCGCTCACTCACCATGATGCTGACACACTCAGACGCCTCGATGCGCTTGATATAAATGCAAAAGATTTATTCCAATATGGTTTCGGCATGGCTGATCAGGTTCGACAGTTCGCAGATCATCTTGGCTTAAAGGTCATTGCAGGAAGCGACTCACATCAGCCTCTGCAGTTCGGCAGCGTTGTTAATCATGTAGATAACGTTTGCGAAACAGCCGAACAACTGCGCAGCGAGCTGCTGAGTGGCAATTATCAGCTTGAAATTTCCGCTTGCTTGAATGTTAAAGTAAAAGCTGCTCAAATGATGAAAGAGCTTCTAAAAAAATCGATGGTTGTCGCTTTATAA
- the serS gene encoding serine--tRNA ligase, translating into MLDVKLLRNEFEKVEKALLDRGASLDLIANFPALDTRRRDLIQETEQLKSRRNTVSQDVAKLKRTGGDAESLILEMREVGDRIKELDDELRELDVQVIELTQAIPNIPSDSVPVGKSEEDNVELRKNGEVPTFDFEPKPHWELAQSLGILDFERAAKVTGSRFTFYRGLGARLERALISFMMDLHSDKHGYEEVLPPYIVNRDSLIGTGQLPKFEEDLFKISDSDYFLIPTAEVPVTNLHREEILPIEELPKYFVAYSSCFRSEAGSAGRDTRGLIRQHQFNKVELIKLTKPEDSYEELEKMTANAEKVLQLLGLPYRVLTLCTGDMGFTAAKTYDLEVWLPSAGTYREISSCSNVEDFQARRAGIRFRRDTKSKPEFVHTLNGSGLAVGRTFAAIIENFQQADGSVTIPEILRPYMGGISSIDSTKL; encoded by the coding sequence GTGCTGGATGTAAAATTGTTAAGAAATGAATTTGAGAAGGTTGAGAAAGCGCTGCTTGATCGCGGAGCTTCCCTTGATCTTATTGCTAATTTTCCTGCGCTCGACACTAGGCGCCGTGATCTTATTCAAGAGACGGAGCAGCTGAAGAGCAGACGCAATACGGTTTCGCAGGATGTAGCTAAACTCAAACGCACAGGCGGCGACGCAGAATCGCTTATCCTTGAGATGAGAGAGGTTGGCGACCGCATTAAAGAGCTTGACGATGAACTTCGTGAGCTGGATGTACAAGTGATTGAGCTGACTCAAGCGATTCCGAACATTCCTAGCGATAGCGTGCCAGTCGGCAAGTCGGAGGAAGATAATGTAGAGCTGCGCAAAAATGGCGAGGTTCCAACCTTTGATTTTGAGCCCAAGCCACATTGGGAGCTTGCGCAATCACTCGGCATATTGGATTTCGAGCGTGCAGCGAAGGTAACGGGATCACGTTTCACATTCTACCGCGGCCTCGGAGCTCGTCTTGAGCGTGCGCTTATCAGCTTTATGATGGATCTTCACAGCGATAAGCACGGATATGAGGAAGTATTGCCTCCTTATATTGTTAATCGTGACAGCTTGATCGGTACTGGTCAGCTTCCGAAGTTTGAAGAGGATTTATTCAAAATTTCGGATTCGGATTATTTCCTCATTCCGACTGCAGAGGTACCAGTTACGAACCTGCACCGCGAAGAGATTTTGCCGATTGAAGAGCTTCCGAAATATTTTGTAGCTTACAGCTCGTGCTTCCGTTCAGAAGCAGGTTCTGCTGGGCGCGATACACGTGGTTTGATTCGTCAGCATCAGTTCAACAAGGTTGAATTGATCAAATTGACGAAACCGGAGGATTCATACGAAGAGCTGGAGAAAATGACCGCTAACGCGGAGAAGGTTTTGCAGCTACTAGGACTTCCTTACCGCGTTCTAACGCTTTGTACGGGAGATATGGGCTTCACAGCGGCTAAAACATATGACCTTGAAGTGTGGCTGCCAAGTGCAGGCACGTATCGTGAAATTTCGTCCTGCTCAAATGTAGAGGATTTCCAAGCTCGCCGTGCGGGTATTCGTTTCCGCAGAGATACGAAGAGCAAGCCGGAATTCGTTCATACACTGAATGGTTCGGGACTTGCTGTAGGTCGTACTTTTGCGGCAATCATCGAGAACTTCCAGCAAGCGGACGGTTCTGTGACGATTCCAGAAATACTGCGTCCGTATATGGGCGGCATTAGTTCGATCGATTCAACAAAGCTTTAA
- a CDS encoding small acid-soluble spore protein P, translating to MSKPDSIPVPESNPQNNRKRNDGGGQQEPLSGSKKTKQRNHVDHHNPQG from the coding sequence ATGTCGAAGCCAGACAGCATTCCGGTGCCGGAAAGCAATCCGCAAAATAATCGGAAGCGTAATGACGGGGGCGGGCAGCAAGAGCCGCTTTCTGGATCTAAGAAAACAAAGCAGCGTAATCATGTGGATCATCATAACCCGCAAGGATAG
- the pdxT gene encoding pyridoxal 5'-phosphate synthase glutaminase subunit PdxT: MKIGVLALQGAVAEHIRSLEAAGAEAVAVKRVEQLEELQGLVIPGGESTTIGKLMRNYGFMEAIKDFSAQGKPLFGTCAGLIVLADEIEGQEDAHLRLMDMTVARNAFGRQQESFETDLDVKGIDEPVRAVFIRAPLIKKVGAGVDVLSTYRDEIVTARQGHLLAVSYHPELTDDYRLHAYFVDMVKEAAASKE; this comes from the coding sequence ATGAAGATAGGCGTACTAGCGCTTCAAGGCGCAGTGGCAGAGCATATAAGAAGCTTAGAAGCGGCGGGCGCAGAGGCGGTCGCTGTTAAGCGGGTGGAGCAGCTTGAAGAGCTGCAAGGGCTTGTTATACCTGGCGGCGAAAGCACGACGATTGGCAAGCTGATGCGCAATTATGGCTTCATGGAAGCTATTAAGGATTTCTCTGCACAAGGCAAACCATTGTTTGGCACTTGCGCTGGTCTTATCGTTTTGGCTGATGAAATAGAAGGCCAAGAGGATGCGCATTTGCGCCTTATGGATATGACCGTTGCAAGAAACGCATTCGGGCGTCAACAAGAAAGCTTTGAGACGGATTTGGATGTCAAAGGTATTGACGAACCGGTTCGCGCTGTATTTATCCGAGCTCCATTGATCAAAAAAGTTGGAGCAGGCGTAGACGTATTGTCTACATACCGAGATGAAATTGTAACAGCAAGACAGGGACATCTTCTAGCTGTATCGTATCATCCGGAGCTAACGGACGATTATAGGCTGCATGCATACTTCGTTGATATGGTGAAGGAAGCAGCTGCAAGCAAGGAATAA